The following are from one region of the Edwardsiella tarda ATCC 15947 = NBRC 105688 genome:
- the dinF gene encoding MATE family efflux transporter DinF, producing MRGFPQADKALWRLALPMILSNVSVPLLGVVDTAVIGHLDSPVYLGGVAVGSMATTFLFMLLLFLRMSTTGLCAQAYGADDRPALARALVQPLLMALLAGGAIVVLRGPLIEWVLHIVGAESAIQAQAQLFMSIRWLSAPATLANLVILGWLLGVQYARAPVLLLVTGNLVNIVLDLWFVVGLGWKVAGAAWATLIADYVTLLLGVGLLLHVMRRRGLRREHFHHAWRGDLRRLLALNRDIMLRSLLLQICFASLTVIGARLGASVVAVNAVLMNLLTFTAYALDGFAYAVEAHSGRAYGARDAAGLQRVWRAACRQAGMVALLFAVAYGLFGRDIIELLTTLPQVRALAIAYLPWQMVLPLLGVWCYLLDGVFIGATRGADMRNSMALAALGYGLTLLSVPWLGNQGLWLALAVFLTLRGLSLWLIWRRCWREDRWFPSPSAT from the coding sequence ATGCGAGGTTTCCCGCAGGCGGACAAGGCGTTATGGCGCCTGGCGTTGCCGATGATCCTATCCAATGTCTCTGTACCCCTGCTGGGGGTGGTGGATACGGCGGTGATCGGCCATTTAGATTCACCCGTTTATCTGGGCGGGGTAGCAGTGGGCAGCATGGCGACGACCTTTCTGTTCATGTTATTGCTGTTTTTGCGTATGAGTACCACCGGGCTATGTGCCCAAGCCTACGGCGCAGATGATCGTCCGGCCCTGGCTCGAGCCTTGGTTCAGCCCCTGCTCATGGCGTTGCTGGCCGGTGGCGCGATTGTGGTATTGCGTGGCCCATTGATCGAATGGGTTCTGCATATCGTCGGTGCCGAGTCGGCAATTCAGGCTCAGGCGCAGCTCTTCATGAGCATTCGTTGGCTGAGCGCACCGGCGACCTTGGCCAATCTGGTGATCCTCGGTTGGCTGTTAGGGGTGCAGTATGCCCGGGCGCCGGTCCTTCTGCTGGTCACGGGCAACCTGGTCAACATCGTTTTGGATCTCTGGTTCGTGGTCGGTCTGGGCTGGAAGGTAGCCGGTGCGGCGTGGGCCACCCTGATCGCCGACTACGTCACCCTGTTATTGGGAGTGGGGTTGCTGCTGCATGTCATGCGGCGGCGTGGATTACGGCGGGAACATTTCCATCACGCCTGGCGCGGCGATCTGCGCCGTTTGCTGGCGTTGAACCGCGATATCATGCTGCGCTCGCTACTATTGCAGATCTGCTTTGCCTCACTGACGGTGATCGGTGCGCGTCTCGGGGCCAGCGTGGTCGCGGTCAATGCGGTGCTGATGAATCTGCTGACCTTCACCGCCTACGCGCTCGACGGTTTCGCCTATGCGGTTGAGGCACACTCTGGTCGAGCTTATGGCGCGCGCGATGCCGCCGGATTGCAGCGGGTATGGCGCGCCGCCTGCCGTCAGGCCGGCATGGTCGCCCTGCTATTTGCCGTCGCCTATGGCCTGTTTGGCCGTGACATCATTGAGCTATTAACGACGTTGCCCCAAGTGCGCGCATTAGCGATCGCTTATCTTCCTTGGCAGATGGTGTTGCCGTTACTCGGGGTGTGGTGTTACCTATTGGATGGGGTATTCATCGGTGCGACGCGTGGGGCGGATATGCGTAACAGCATGGCATTGGCCGCGTTGGGTTATGGCCTGACATTGTTGAGCGTGCCCTGGCTGGGTAATCAGGGTTTATGGTTGGCGCTGGCGGTCTTTTTGACGCTGCGTGGCCTGTCTCTGTGGCTGATCTGGCGACGCTGTTGGCGCGAGGATCGTTGGTTTCCCTCCCCCTCGGCAACGTAG
- the lexA gene encoding transcriptional repressor LexA — protein sequence MKALTARQQQVYDLIRDHIEQTGMPPTRAEIAQRLGFRSPNAAEEHLKALQRKGVIEIVSGASRGIRLLMEDESGLPLIGQVAAGEPLLAQQHIEGYYQVDPSLFKPSADFLLRVNGMSMRDIGILDGDLLAVHKTQDVRNGQVVVARIEDEVTVKRLKKQGNVVQLLPENSDFQPIVVDLREQNFTIEGLAVGVIRNGDWI from the coding sequence ATGAAAGCATTAACGGCCAGGCAGCAGCAGGTCTATGATCTGATTCGCGATCATATCGAGCAAACCGGCATGCCGCCGACGCGTGCCGAGATTGCTCAGCGCCTCGGCTTCCGCTCGCCCAATGCTGCCGAGGAGCACCTGAAAGCGTTACAGCGCAAGGGGGTGATCGAGATTGTCTCCGGCGCCTCACGCGGTATCCGTCTGCTGATGGAGGACGAGTCTGGCTTGCCCTTGATCGGTCAGGTCGCCGCGGGTGAACCCTTGCTCGCGCAGCAACATATCGAAGGGTATTACCAGGTCGACCCCTCGCTGTTTAAACCCAGTGCCGATTTTCTGTTGCGGGTGAATGGCATGTCGATGCGCGATATCGGCATCCTGGATGGCGATCTGTTGGCGGTGCACAAGACTCAGGATGTACGCAACGGCCAGGTTGTTGTGGCACGCATTGAAGATGAAGTCACAGTAAAACGATTGAAAAAGCAGGGGAATGTGGTGCAATTGTTGCCGGAAAATAGCGATTTTCAGCCCATCGTCGTCGATCTGCGCGAGCAGAACTTCACCATCGAGGGGCTGGCAGTGGGAGTGATCCGTAACGGCGACTGGATCTAA
- the dpiA gene encoding two-component response regulator DpiA: protein MNKINILIVEDETPLAEMHAEFIRNHPGCGQLWLAGNLAQARAMIKSFHPDLILLDNYLPDGVGVQLLHELAQQRYPGGVVLTTAASDMNTVSEAVRSGAFDYLIKPIAYERLGQTLERYQQRHSMLSGRQNASQRQIDSMYNAYARGDSKEDLPVGIDALTLEKVQALFVDEQARHTAESVAQSLMLSRTTARRYLEFCAARQQIVAEIVYGKVGRPQRIYRAQSKN, encoded by the coding sequence ATGAATAAAATCAATATATTAATCGTCGAGGATGAGACTCCACTGGCTGAGATGCACGCGGAGTTTATTCGTAATCACCCCGGCTGTGGTCAACTGTGGCTGGCCGGTAATCTGGCGCAAGCTCGGGCGATGATTAAAAGCTTTCACCCGGATTTAATCTTATTGGATAACTATTTGCCCGATGGGGTAGGGGTACAACTCCTGCATGAGTTGGCTCAACAACGTTACCCTGGTGGTGTGGTGTTGACAACCGCTGCCAGCGACATGAATACCGTTTCCGAGGCGGTGCGTAGCGGCGCCTTCGACTATCTGATTAAGCCTATCGCCTACGAACGTTTGGGACAAACGTTGGAGCGTTATCAGCAGCGTCACTCCATGCTCAGTGGGCGCCAGAATGCCAGCCAACGTCAGATCGATAGCATGTATAACGCCTATGCGCGCGGCGACAGCAAAGAGGATCTGCCGGTGGGCATCGATGCCTTGACGCTGGAGAAGGTGCAGGCGTTATTCGTCGATGAGCAGGCACGCCATACCGCAGAGAGCGTGGCGCAGAGCTTGATGCTGAGCCGTACCACGGCGCGCCGTTACCTAGAGTTTTGCGCCGCACGCCAACAGATCGTGGCAGAGATCGTCTACGGCAAGGTGGGGCGCCCACAGCGCATCTACCGCGCACAGAGTAAAAATTGA
- the dpiB gene encoding sensor histidine kinase DpiB, producing MVRMPKSNAVNFFRRMAFPLRIFLLLLLVSCCLFAALGKYLSASFEDYMTRQVRDMAMNQAKIIASMDSIIDGVKDRDVHRLAQIADRLGTGTDFDYVVIGDRNAIRLYHPNPAKIGHKMQFNKPGALERGESYFISGKGSLGMAMRAKTPIFDHQGKVIGVISLGYLVSKIDSWRLDFLLPMAGVFVGVLVLMMLLSWLFAAHIRRQMMGMEPRQIAQVVRQMEALFGAVFEGLIAVDPEGQITAINRNARKMLGLSAPGRQWLGQPISQVVSPADFFTDRIDEDRRDAILTFNGLNVIANRATIRSGDGDTLLGAIISFRSKDDINTLNAQLTQIRQYVDSLRTVRHEHLNWMSTLSGLLQMKEYDRALEMVRGASQEQQQLIDHLRDAFSDKVVAGLLFGKVHRARELGLTLTIVEGSQLHALPSGLDSTEFAAVLGNLLDNAFDASLKNPAGNGSVEVYLSDEGAEVIIEVADQGCGVPDALKDKIFEQGVSSKVEEPGEHGIGLYLIARYVGRCGGTITLEDNQPYGTLFSVFIPKVKSEHE from the coding sequence ATGGTAAGAATGCCAAAGAGTAATGCGGTAAATTTTTTCCGCCGTATGGCGTTCCCATTGCGTATTTTCCTCCTGTTACTATTGGTTTCTTGCTGTCTGTTCGCCGCCTTGGGTAAATACCTCTCCGCGAGTTTTGAAGACTACATGACGAGGCAAGTGCGTGACATGGCGATGAACCAGGCCAAGATCATCGCCTCGATGGATAGCATTATCGATGGGGTGAAGGATCGTGATGTTCACCGATTAGCGCAGATTGCCGATCGCCTGGGGACTGGTACCGACTTCGATTATGTGGTCATCGGCGATCGTAACGCGATTCGTTTGTACCACCCGAATCCGGCCAAGATCGGCCATAAGATGCAGTTTAATAAGCCGGGCGCCCTCGAACGGGGAGAGAGTTACTTTATCTCAGGCAAAGGGTCGCTGGGGATGGCGATGCGCGCCAAGACGCCGATCTTCGACCATCAAGGGAAGGTGATTGGCGTCATTTCCCTGGGTTATCTGGTGAGTAAGATCGACAGCTGGCGGCTCGACTTCTTGCTGCCGATGGCGGGCGTCTTTGTCGGGGTACTGGTGTTGATGATGCTACTATCTTGGCTGTTCGCCGCCCATATTCGTCGGCAGATGATGGGCATGGAGCCTCGTCAGATAGCGCAGGTGGTGCGTCAGATGGAGGCGCTATTTGGTGCGGTATTCGAGGGGCTGATCGCCGTCGATCCTGAGGGGCAGATCACGGCAATAAACCGTAATGCCCGCAAAATGTTGGGGCTGAGTGCCCCGGGACGCCAGTGGCTGGGGCAGCCGATTAGTCAGGTCGTTTCACCGGCAGATTTCTTTACCGATCGTATCGATGAAGATCGGCGCGATGCCATTCTGACCTTTAATGGTTTGAACGTGATCGCCAATCGGGCCACTATCCGTTCCGGCGATGGTGATACCCTGCTTGGGGCGATCATCAGTTTCCGTAGTAAAGATGATATCAATACGCTGAATGCGCAATTGACGCAGATCCGGCAGTATGTCGATAGCCTGCGCACCGTGCGTCATGAGCATCTTAACTGGATGTCGACCCTCAGCGGGTTGCTACAGATGAAGGAGTACGATCGTGCGTTAGAGATGGTGCGCGGAGCCTCGCAGGAGCAACAGCAGTTGATCGATCATCTGCGCGATGCCTTTAGCGATAAGGTGGTTGCCGGTCTGTTGTTTGGTAAAGTGCATCGGGCGCGCGAGTTGGGGCTGACGTTGACGATTGTCGAAGGCAGCCAGTTGCATGCCCTGCCCAGCGGTTTAGATAGTACAGAATTCGCGGCGGTGCTTGGCAACCTGCTCGATAACGCCTTCGATGCGAGTCTGAAGAACCCGGCGGGCAATGGGAGCGTCGAGGTGTACTTGTCGGATGAGGGGGCGGAGGTCATTATCGAGGTCGCCGATCAAGGATGCGGCGTGCCGGATGCGTTGAAAGATAAAATTTTTGAGCAGGGCGTCAGTAGCAAGGTGGAGGAACCGGGGGAACATGGTATCGGCCTTTACCTGATTGCCCGCTATGTGGGACGTTGCGGGGGCACCATTACGCTGGAGGATAACCAGCCCTATGGCACCCTATTTTCTGTATTTATCCCGAAGGTGAAGAGTGAGCATGAATAA